The window gaaaataaattttaaagctTCCAGTCAGCATCTCACTGCTAGACTTTAGCAAGAGTGAGAAGGAAGACAGCCAATATTCCAAAACATGGTAGGAAGTTTGGGTAATGGTTTCTATTTCAGCTGTATATTATTTGGGCACTCACATATGCCAATTCTGGATTCAGATAGCATGGATATGTTTTTCTAATTCAACTACACCAGTTTTTGTCATCCCTTATCTTCATATCATTCATTTCTTCAAGCAACCTATCCATGCTGATAACATTTCCACTTGTGTTTCTCAATCTAGTCGAAGGCAACACACTAGCTGATGCCATTTGCTGCAAATGGGGAACCAAACAGATCTAGTTCCAGTACATTACAGAATCACCTTTTTTTTCTCAATAAAACCCAATCCTTCACCTGCTTttattttgtaaatatgtctTACAAATGAACCCATGTGAAGTAAATGTGTCATCAGTTATATGTGGTAACTTGTAACTAGAATGCATTGGAAATAGACAAGCCAAAATACTGGAATTGTTTGCGAGATGAGATTTCGGTCTCATCACACATCCATAGGCCCCCACCTTTCGTTCTATGTTTTTTGGACCCGATTGAAAACTTTGAAGAGAATGCATTGCATTGCAAACTAATTCTTGCTTAGCATGGGAACACGattaaaagaaactaaaaaacaatcaaaagaaagcaaagaagtaAACATTTTTCAAGATTTCACACCTTTGCTACATGGGAAAATCCAGATTGATGAGCTGAATTTCTTGCTATCTCACAGAGATCACAAGCAGTGAGCTTACATACCTGAAAAAGTATCACTCTTTAAGTGACCTGACCATGGATGTTTGGACAATATACCAGGAATTGAAATCAAATAAACCTGTGCGGCGACACTATATTCCAGAAACAAGGAGTTGTTGCTCAATCTGGTGCAGATCTTAATGATATATGAACTTCCTTAGCAACTTTGATGATATATCGGCCAAAAATCCTCGCTAAATCCTCCCCAGAGGTGCGAAAGAGAGATTTCCTGCAAATAGGGTGAACGGATGTTTGTGTGGGGGTTTTGAGCGCACTTGCTGCCATCCATCTGTAGTCATCTTCTTCTCTCATTCCATCTATTCAATTTGAGATGTTACTACCATGTCGAAAGAGAGATTTTTCACAGTGGTGCACTCACCCACCCTAACACACACCACCCATGTCTTGAACCAGTTGATTAGGTTAGAGATCATTTGGTACCAAGCAAAATGATACTAGagtaaaaatgagaaaaatgctAACAAATTTGCTTTTTCCCTTGGACTTTAACCAGCAGTCCTTTCCCACATTAGGGCCAACCTCACAAAGGCATCGGTGATACATTTGTAATGGGGTAGTTTATGTTAGCCGCAGGTAGAAAAGCGTCGATAATTGTCACTTATCTTGTAGTGACATTATCACCCTTAACCAGTGATAGCATTGATACTAACCTGTTTTTGGGTGTACACAGAAAGGTGCCTTTAGCAAATGATTCATGTGTTTGGACACCTAAAATGAGACAATGTTTTCGTGAGAAGAATGAAACAAATGCATAGATCATGGATATCAGAATCCTTGAATGCTACACATAGAAAAACATTCCACAAACCTCCATATCCAGTCTCGGATATGCATACGAGAAAACAATCTCTTCAACACACCGACGAAGCCCCTGTGCCTGAAACACGGAATGATTGTCAAAGAAAATGGGCTTAGAAAAGCAAACACAGATCTAAAAATGCCTACCAGATGCAAAGATGCACCATACCTTTTGCTTCCCAGACTGCAATGCGTGTTTTAATTGCTCCCATCGGACAACATTAAGGTCTTCTTTTGAGATGGACCATCGGTTTTCCTGCCACCTTGCCTGTAGCTCTGTAGCAATAGCTGCAAATATTGCACTATTACAATGTAAATAATGCTCTTTCCAAAAATGAGATTTCCTAGCAGATAGAAACATGTATCATGCTTATTCAAATAAAATCATTAGAAATGATTTTTGAGTTGCATACTTTCATCAGGAATCATGTCAAGGATCTTTTGATATTTCTCTTCGGATGCAAATAATTTCTGCCCACCAAGCAGTTTCTCTTCAAAAAAGACCTTCAAGACATCTGTATATGATCTCCTGCACCGCATGCAAGTATCTTCATAATGAAAAGAGCTTAAATGACATCTTCTCAAGTTCCTTAAATATGTAAAGCAGATCATCGAGACTTACGCCAGTAAAGGATGCAGAGCTGGACCCACCAAAGACACTTTCTTATTACTATTTTCATTTCCCTATAACAGAGACTACGTCAGGGAGTTCCATGACATTGGGTCCTAAGAAAGATCTGGTACGTTGAAATTATTAACAGTTCAGTTATTGCTACCTTGTATACCCTGAAGTAGTCTGCAATAGCTGCCCTCTGTTCATTAGTCAACCTGAAGAACGGTGGCAGAATAAACACCATCTCAATACGCGTACAAAGGTCATGGGCAGATGAAATTCATGTTTCAGACTATATGCACAATTTACCTCCTCGCTCTCCCATCACAAACCCAATAATGAACACCGCGTCTGCCACTATATACCCAGAGTATGTGATTAAAACCAAAATCATCTGCATTAGGATACTCATAAAAGAAGTCAGTCATATCACCCTATAAATACATTTCCAAGGAAAATCCATGACATAAAGACCCGAACATCGACTATATAATATGGAGAGAAAAAAGATCCTGATGGAGGCTTTTTGAGGTACTTAGTTAATAGATATAACAGATAGTACAAAAGAGGAATCATAAGATCGTCAACCAGAGACTTTGCAAAGTATACTGGGGTTTCAGCTctaataggtggggtccatagtcaaGTGATCCAGAACATTGGTTAATGTCATTCCAACATGGATTGACCATGCCCCATAAATCTCTTggactggttttttttttccagttgaatGTAGAATGTTGTTGTATTTCTATTCTAATCTACTTGTCTGCTACGAATCTAAATGTTACAATTTTTAACAAGGGGCtttttggggcatgatccatCCTCATTGTGATGGAAGGCCTCGATTCAAGGATCCTATCATTCCTCAGTATAAAATACTACCATTGGAACACCATGTAACCAAAAAGAAAAACTGTTGTTTCCCACCTCTGAGAGCAATATCCATCACTTTAATGGCGATGGTCATCAATAGCCAGCATTCTAAGCAGACTTTTGCTCCTGAGCAGCAGTACCGAACATCATCATAATCGGACATATCCTGTCAAAGAATCAAGCATTAgagctaaataaagaaaaagccCCACCAAACAACCACCTTGTTTGGTGGTGGTTGGTGGGGCTGGAAACATTCAACATAAAGCAACATACATAtgaaaatttcaacaattcaTATAATCTGAAAGTTTCAGATTTTAACATGGGTAACATACATATGAAAATGCtaaaaatatcaacataaagCAATTAGAGATTACACTGCcaacagaattttggatcaacccaCTTCTCAACCTGTAAAAATGCTAAAAATTTCAACATAGTATTGCTGCATTAAagaaatatggaagaaaatgatacAACTCACCTTGACACTCAAgcctttctctctcctcctttactcgggcttgggaccggcaatgcaagtagttgcattggcggagttaaaaaaggggcttaagatccatttggtttgataaaaaattatattcataaagattgatgtgatgaccaaatggagcttaagactTATAATACTTACATAAATGTAGTTGTTCTCCTTCACTTGGCTTCCATCATCTAACACTGCCACAAAAAACACGCTAAAAAAGGTCAACGCCATCCTATTAATGTTGTAAAGAAACATGGAAAGAACAAGAGTTGCATTGAGTTATAAAGAAAATTGATAAGAACAAGAGTAAATCATGTTGGCTAACTTGTTGATTTAGTTACCCAACCTGTCATATGCATTGGATTTTAAGtcaatccaaattccaaaatgagAGTTAAACACTTTCTATCCAAAACCAATCACACATCAGTCCTAAACCCATGCACAAAACGTAAAAcatttacaagagagagagagagagagatcctttcATTTAGCTCAATCCATCTCTCCttaaacctacaaaacaaaacaataaaaagaaattaattagtaCTCGCATTCTTGTACAAGAAATTCTATTgtatatggaaaataaaaattaaaaaaaatctgacCTTACACATAATAGAGGGCCAAACAATACTCGTTCCAATAGCATCCCCAATTGTTTTATATCGTCCATAGGGTCTTATCAAAACCTCCTCCCGTACTATTGCCACATGAATTAATACTTCCCAAAAACCAATTCCAAGTTCGTGCCCTCCTACTTTTGTGAGCGGATCCTTGATCAAAACAATTCCTTTAGCAATAGTAACCCCGGGTTTGACAATACTTGTAAGAAGAACTCTAGTCACATCCTACAAAATAAAATTCACTATTTGACAAACTGCATTGTATTGAATAAACACTCATCCATATACCACATATAATTAAGAACACAATAAcatcaaaatataataaaagaaatacTCACTTAGTATAAGAAATTACCCCAGCGCTAGTGCAACTCGTGGTCTTTCCCTTATTCGTCGAGTGTTTCAGCAAATGATAAATCAATATTAATCATTAAATACTAACTAAACTATATCTAATCTAGGACATAGTGCATATGTAAATAAAgacatttatataatataattaccTGAGAGTTCACCCAATGGCTTGATGATGAGGACGGTTGGTTCATGTTAGAACTAGCTGCAGCACTGAATACTGTGGGTGGGTTATTGTTTGCATTATTCATAGTGGCTATCAATTTCATCAGAGTTTCTTTCAAGGAAGAAATTTCAGCATCTCTTGCGGATGAGATTTCAACCATAGTTTCTTTAAGGGATGAGAGTGCAGCTATATTTTCTTTAAGAGAGACTATATCAGCATGTAGTTCCTCATATCTTTCATCTCTCTTCTGATCAATGGAAGTCATCCTTTGTTGGCTGGATGTTGCACCCCACAAATCAGATGGAgatggtcctaacccatgagtGCGGACACGACCATACTTGTCTTCTCCCATAACTTGAGATAATAGATCATCCCTTGCCGTGCTACTCTGTGAGGCCCCGGGTTGCTGAGATATTTCTTCATTGAGTTTTGTCTGCAATAATAATTATCACATGGTAACAGTTAATGTGTAAATACTCTAGCTGCTGCTACACATTTATATGGAGCTCTTCTTGCATGTAAATACATTAACATACCATTACTACTGATGAGGCCTCATCCACAGGCTTTCCATCTTTGCATGTATGAGTCAAGATAAACATATCTGCCCGGCTCAGATCCGACCCATTGGCCCTTTTCCTCTATTATTATGCAAACAAGTTATATAACACAAATATACTAACATGGTTAGTCAAGTTATAAATAAAATTTACCTCTTCCTCATGTATTCGCGCAAAACTCTTCGAGACTGCTGCGTGGTTAATCAGTTGTTTCTTCCgattctctttatttttttagaacGAGCCTATATGTGACACACAGAGTAAATTATAAAATATCAATAAAAGATTTTGTATAATTCTATAATTGAATGAGGCATACCTTCCCCTCTTTAGAGTTCCAAAACTGAACGAGAGTCTTCCATTGATCTTCTTGGACCCGCCCATCAAGATCTGCGATCCGCTCCTCATCAGTCTCATGAGAAGAGTAGTAGAGTTTCTTCAGCTTGCCCTTCCATTCCCTCCATTTTTTACCAAGTGACTTCAGCACCCAAGTCTTAGCATTACCGTCAAACTCAAACTTGGACTGCATCACATGTTAAAAGCGGACAATCAcataatgaacaaaaaaaaagCATCGTAACCATTACCGTGACAAGCCCCCACATATCATCTTTCTTCGCATTTGGCACCGCCCTCCAATCATTAAATGTAAGGGGAGCATATACCCCATTGCGTGCTATTGTCCCTATGAAATTTGTCAGCTTACTAGCATTGTCACAATCGGGCTGCCCTAGATCGTTGATGGAAATAGAAATCCGTTGACCTTCACGCATTTTCCAAACATCAAAGGATCTTGTGGGGCCTCGAGTCTTTGTTTTCTTGGACGTTGAATCTGTTGAATAAAATCACAATGGTACATATAAAACCAATTAACAAAAGCAAATTAGACGATAAAACACATTGTCCACGAGAGAAGAACACATTTTGTTATACCACTAGTAGCCTGAGGCAGCTGAGGTTGGGCAGGACTAACATTAGTTTGGGGCAGCTGAGGCTGGCTGGTGTGATCAGTCATAGGGCCTACAGATTGCCTAACCCTGCGTTTAGTACTCATGTTTAAAACCTGTATATGTCTAGCAATATGACAATATGATAATCAAATATTTCTCATTTAAATGGAGATTCATAAAATGAACAACTTGATTTGTGGACAGTTGCATATTGAAATATACAAGCCGTACAAATTGTGAATCCCATTATCAATGGAACATATTCCAAAACAGAAGCACATGTCtggacaatgaaaataaatgaacatgtgaaaataataataattcaaccATATGAAAAAAGatgtgaatttctctttcatactTTAGGACAATCTAGTGTATAAGAAATCAATTATTGTACATAATGTCATTTCCATCACGATCAGAAAACTCAGTATCATCTGTTTGGTCATCTACCATTGTCTAGGTGGGAGGTAAAGGTGTGATAATTGTTGTACCATCGATATCTATCATTTCCCAACTATCAATGTCATCACTCGAATCCTCCAAACTTTGATCATTGCATGGCGAGCTCTCCAAGTATGCATCAGCATCATCTGTAAACTCCTCCCCATGCATGTCAAACAAGTCCCTAGGTTTTGCCCTCATCACAATATGCCAATCCTTCTCGACAGAGTCTTGTACATAGAACACCTGCTCAGCTTGAGATGCAAACACAAACGGTTCGTCAGACAATTGTCGACCAGAATGGCATAACTGTTTCAAATTCACGAGCGTGAACCCCAACCCATCCTTCCTGACACCCCTGCCTTAAGATAGAACATCAACCCAATCACACCTAAATAATACAACTTTCCGATCACCACAATATTCCAATCCAATTATGTTTGTCAAGACACCATAGTAAGTTACATCTCCTGCAACAGGATTTCTGTCGTTGACAGTCGCAAAGCTTGATGTCTTTGCGGTCACCATAACTCCACTAtgttgagtttttcttttcttttctctgtctTTAGTGTGAAACCTGAAGTCGTTTATGATAAAACCCTTGTATCTTCTTGTTGCACAAGGACCCCGAGCTAGCCATCTAAGGTCTTCTGAGACCTGCTCATTCTCTACCTGGCGCAGCTGTTCAACCTATTTAAAAAATGTTAAAACAGAAGCACATGTCtgtacaatgaaaataaatgaacatGCACACGTCAATCTACTTATTGCATCAACTACTTACATGATCATTAAACCATTTATGAAATGTTTCATTGTGAATGCGTTCTATATCCCTTGGTCGTGCGCGAGGATTCTTTTGCTTAACAACATTCATGTGTTCTCTGCATATGAATTGGTTTCAGTAA of the Magnolia sinica isolate HGM2019 chromosome 7, MsV1, whole genome shotgun sequence genome contains:
- the LOC131252051 gene encoding uncharacterized protein LOC131252051 produces the protein MREGQRISISINDLGQPDCDNASKLTNFIGTIARNGVYAPLTFNDWRAVPNAKKDDMWGLVTSKFEFDGNAKTWVLKSLGKKWREWKGKLKKLYYSSHETDEERIADLDGRVQEDQWKTLVQFWNSKEGKRIGRNN
- the LOC131250620 gene encoding uncharacterized protein LOC131250620, whose product is MLKSETFRLYELLKFSYDMSDYDDVRYCCSGAKVCLECWLLMTIAIKVMDIALRDDFGFNHILWVYSGRRGVHYWVCDGRARRLTNEQRAAIADYFRVYKGNENSNKKVSLVGPALHPLLARSYTDVLKVFFEEKLLGGQKLFASEEKYQKILDMIPDETIATELQARWQENRWSISKEDLNVVRWEQLKHALQSGKQKAQGLRRCVEEIVFSYAYPRLDMEVSKHMNHLLKAPFCVHPKTG